In Ciconia boyciana chromosome 12, ASM3463844v1, whole genome shotgun sequence, a genomic segment contains:
- the IDS gene encoding iduronate 2-sulfatase isoform X2 encodes MDGMNVLFIVVDDLRPVLGCYGHKLVKSPNIDQLASQSILFSNAYAQQAVCAPSRVSFLTGRRPDTTRLYDFYSYWRVHAGNYSTMPQYFKENGYVTLSVGKVFHPGVSSNYSDDYPYSWSIPPFHPSTEKYENDKTCRGKDGKLYANLVCPVDVKEMPSGTLPDIQSTEEAIRLLNVMKTNKQKFFLAVGYHKPHIPLRYPQEFLKLYPLENITLAPDPWVPEKLPPVAYNPWTDIRQRDDVEALNVSFPYGPLPDDFQRQIRQSYYAAVSYLDTQVGLLLNALDDVGLSNSTIVVFTADHGWSLGEHGEWAKYSNFDVATRVPLMFYVPGMTTSSVSQGERVFPYLDPFSHILGLVPQGQSKKVVELVSLFSTLAELAGLQVPPVCPETSFHVALCTEGASIVRYFNASEEKVEEEKDGCDDTYRCFNEEPVAFSQYPRPADTPQWNSDKPKLKDIRIMGYSMRTVDYRYTVWVQFNPNNFSANFEDVHAGELYMVETDPNQDYNIYNNTSHGCFFKKILGFLKH; translated from the exons ATGG ATGGCATGAATGTCCTTTTTATAGTTGTGGATGATCTGCGTCCTGTTTTGGGCTGTTATGGACATAAGCTGGTGAAATCTCCAAACATTGATCAACTTGCTTCTCAAAGTATTCTGTTCAGCAATGCATATGCACAG CAAGCTGTGTGTGCTCCCAGTAGAGTGTCGTTTCTTACTGGACGCAGACCTGATACTACCCGGCTGTACGATTTCTACTCCTACTGGAGAGTACATGCAGGAAACTATTCCACGATGCCCCAGTATTTCAAGGAGAATGGCTACGTGACCCTGTCTGTGGGGAAAGTTTTTCATCCTG GGGTTTCATCCAATTACAGTGATGACTATCCATACAGTTGGTCCATTCCACCCTTTCATCCttcaactgaaaaatatgaaaatgataAG acttgtaggggaaaagatggaaaactgTATGCTAACTTGGTGTGCCCAGTGGATGTGAAAGAAATGCCTAGTGGCACCTTGCCTGATATTCAGAGCACTGAAGAGGCCATACGCTTACTGAATGTTATGAAAACCAACAAGCAAAAATTCTTCCTGGCTGTTGGTTACCACAAACCACATATCCCACTGAGGTACCCACAG GAATTTCTGAAGTTGTACCCCTTGGAAAACATCACATTAGCCCCAGATCCCTGGGTGCCTGAGAAACTACCTCCTGTGGCGTACAACCCCTGGACGGATATCAGACAGAGGGATGATGTGGAAGCATTAAATGTTAGTTTCCCTTATGGACCACTTCCAGATGACTTCCAG CGGCAGATTCGTCAGAGCTATTATGCAGCAGTTTCTTACCTGGATACGCAAGTTGGTCTGCTCTTGAATGCTTTGGATGATGTAGGACTCTCAAATAGCACAATAGTAGTTTTTACTGCTGATCATG GATGGTCCCTGGGAGAACATGGTGAATGGGCAAAGTACAGCAATTTTGATGTTGCTACCCGTGTGCCACTGATGTTTTATGTACCAGGAATGACAACTTCCTCTGTTAGTCAAGGAGAGAGGGTCTTCCCCTACCTTGATCCTTTTAGCCATATTTTAGGCTTGGTACCTCAAG GACAAAGCAAAAAAGTGGTTGAGCTTGTGTCTCTGTTTTCAACGCTTGCTGAACTTGCTGGCCTGCAAGTTCCTCCTGTGTGCCCAGAGACTTCATTTCACGTTGCACTGTGCACTGAGGGGGCAAGCATTGTCCGGTATTTTAATGCCTCTGAAGAGAaggtggaggaagagaaggatggGTGTGACGACACTTACAGGTGTTTCAATGAAGAACCAGTTGCTTTCAGCCAATATCCCCGGCCTGCAGACACTCCTCAGTGGAACTCTGACAAGCCGAAGCTGAAAGACATCAGAATCATGGGCTATTCCATGCGTACAGTTGACTACAGGTATACTGTATGGGTTCAGTTTAATCCTAACAACTTCAGTGCTAACTTTGAGGATGTCCATGCAGGAGAGTTGTACATGGTGGAGACTGATCCAAACCAGGATTATAACATCTATAACAATACCTCACATGgttgttttttcaaaaaaattcttGGCTTCCTGAAGCACTAG
- the IDS gene encoding iduronate 2-sulfatase isoform X1, which translates to MAAAAPRRAAAWLCLRVCLCLLGLPRDAFAREAAAARRLRTRGAAAGPGDGMNVLFIVVDDLRPVLGCYGHKLVKSPNIDQLASQSILFSNAYAQQAVCAPSRVSFLTGRRPDTTRLYDFYSYWRVHAGNYSTMPQYFKENGYVTLSVGKVFHPGVSSNYSDDYPYSWSIPPFHPSTEKYENDKTCRGKDGKLYANLVCPVDVKEMPSGTLPDIQSTEEAIRLLNVMKTNKQKFFLAVGYHKPHIPLRYPQEFLKLYPLENITLAPDPWVPEKLPPVAYNPWTDIRQRDDVEALNVSFPYGPLPDDFQRQIRQSYYAAVSYLDTQVGLLLNALDDVGLSNSTIVVFTADHGWSLGEHGEWAKYSNFDVATRVPLMFYVPGMTTSSVSQGERVFPYLDPFSHILGLVPQGQSKKVVELVSLFSTLAELAGLQVPPVCPETSFHVALCTEGASIVRYFNASEEKVEEEKDGCDDTYRCFNEEPVAFSQYPRPADTPQWNSDKPKLKDIRIMGYSMRTVDYRYTVWVQFNPNNFSANFEDVHAGELYMVETDPNQDYNIYNNTSHGCFFKKILGFLKH; encoded by the exons atggcggccgccgccccccgccgcgccgccgcttGGCTCTGCCTGCGCgtctgcctctgcctgctggggctgccccgcgACGCCTTCgcccgggaggcggcggcggcccgtCGGCTCCGCACtcgcggggcggcggcggggcccggag ATGGCATGAATGTCCTTTTTATAGTTGTGGATGATCTGCGTCCTGTTTTGGGCTGTTATGGACATAAGCTGGTGAAATCTCCAAACATTGATCAACTTGCTTCTCAAAGTATTCTGTTCAGCAATGCATATGCACAG CAAGCTGTGTGTGCTCCCAGTAGAGTGTCGTTTCTTACTGGACGCAGACCTGATACTACCCGGCTGTACGATTTCTACTCCTACTGGAGAGTACATGCAGGAAACTATTCCACGATGCCCCAGTATTTCAAGGAGAATGGCTACGTGACCCTGTCTGTGGGGAAAGTTTTTCATCCTG GGGTTTCATCCAATTACAGTGATGACTATCCATACAGTTGGTCCATTCCACCCTTTCATCCttcaactgaaaaatatgaaaatgataAG acttgtaggggaaaagatggaaaactgTATGCTAACTTGGTGTGCCCAGTGGATGTGAAAGAAATGCCTAGTGGCACCTTGCCTGATATTCAGAGCACTGAAGAGGCCATACGCTTACTGAATGTTATGAAAACCAACAAGCAAAAATTCTTCCTGGCTGTTGGTTACCACAAACCACATATCCCACTGAGGTACCCACAG GAATTTCTGAAGTTGTACCCCTTGGAAAACATCACATTAGCCCCAGATCCCTGGGTGCCTGAGAAACTACCTCCTGTGGCGTACAACCCCTGGACGGATATCAGACAGAGGGATGATGTGGAAGCATTAAATGTTAGTTTCCCTTATGGACCACTTCCAGATGACTTCCAG CGGCAGATTCGTCAGAGCTATTATGCAGCAGTTTCTTACCTGGATACGCAAGTTGGTCTGCTCTTGAATGCTTTGGATGATGTAGGACTCTCAAATAGCACAATAGTAGTTTTTACTGCTGATCATG GATGGTCCCTGGGAGAACATGGTGAATGGGCAAAGTACAGCAATTTTGATGTTGCTACCCGTGTGCCACTGATGTTTTATGTACCAGGAATGACAACTTCCTCTGTTAGTCAAGGAGAGAGGGTCTTCCCCTACCTTGATCCTTTTAGCCATATTTTAGGCTTGGTACCTCAAG GACAAAGCAAAAAAGTGGTTGAGCTTGTGTCTCTGTTTTCAACGCTTGCTGAACTTGCTGGCCTGCAAGTTCCTCCTGTGTGCCCAGAGACTTCATTTCACGTTGCACTGTGCACTGAGGGGGCAAGCATTGTCCGGTATTTTAATGCCTCTGAAGAGAaggtggaggaagagaaggatggGTGTGACGACACTTACAGGTGTTTCAATGAAGAACCAGTTGCTTTCAGCCAATATCCCCGGCCTGCAGACACTCCTCAGTGGAACTCTGACAAGCCGAAGCTGAAAGACATCAGAATCATGGGCTATTCCATGCGTACAGTTGACTACAGGTATACTGTATGGGTTCAGTTTAATCCTAACAACTTCAGTGCTAACTTTGAGGATGTCCATGCAGGAGAGTTGTACATGGTGGAGACTGATCCAAACCAGGATTATAACATCTATAACAATACCTCACATGgttgttttttcaaaaaaattcttGGCTTCCTGAAGCACTAG